Proteins co-encoded in one Sandaracinaceae bacterium genomic window:
- the psd gene encoding phosphatidylserine decarboxylase (Phosphatidylserine decarboxylase is synthesized as a single chain precursor. Generation of the pyruvoyl active site from a Ser is coupled to cleavage of a Gly-Ser bond between the larger (beta) and smaller (alpha chains). It is an integral membrane protein.) → MSRAIDAFVSAYDVDMAQAIVPSGGYRSFDDFFTRALEPGARPIDADPSVIISPADGKIEDFGAVDLAASVTVKGKPYRVGDLLGDVGLGDAYQGGNYFIVYLSPRDYHRVHTPVAGRVTAARHVPGTLYPVNRIGTDFVPRLFARNERVVTLQDSPEHGQVVTIMVGAIGVGHISMSYDNIETNVGRESGLKRYGDSGVQLARGAELGVFHLGSTAVVFLPPGAPLEWRVSPGDMVRMGQRVAVPRRPR, encoded by the coding sequence GTGAGCCGTGCCATCGACGCGTTCGTGAGTGCCTACGACGTAGACATGGCGCAGGCCATCGTGCCGAGCGGCGGCTACCGCAGCTTCGACGACTTCTTCACGCGGGCGCTCGAGCCCGGCGCGCGCCCCATCGACGCGGATCCCTCCGTGATCATCTCGCCCGCAGACGGCAAGATCGAAGACTTCGGTGCAGTGGACTTGGCGGCCTCGGTCACCGTGAAGGGCAAGCCGTATCGCGTGGGCGACCTGCTCGGCGATGTGGGCTTGGGCGACGCGTATCAGGGCGGCAACTACTTCATCGTGTACCTCTCGCCGCGCGACTACCACCGCGTGCACACCCCCGTGGCAGGCCGGGTCACGGCCGCGCGCCACGTGCCGGGGACGCTCTACCCGGTGAACCGCATCGGGACCGACTTCGTGCCGCGTCTCTTCGCACGCAACGAGCGTGTGGTCACCCTGCAGGACAGCCCCGAGCACGGCCAAGTCGTGACCATCATGGTGGGCGCCATCGGCGTGGGGCACATCTCCATGTCCTACGACAACATTGAGACCAACGTGGGGCGTGAGTCCGGTCTCAAGCGCTACGGCGACAGTGGCGTGCAGCTGGCGCGGGGCGCGGAGCTGGGCGTCTTCCACCTGGGGTCCACCGCGGTGGTCTTCTTGCCGCCCGGAGCGCCGCTCGAGTGGCGTGTCTCGCCCGGTGACATGGTGCGCATGGGACAGCGTGTGGCTGTCCCTCGGAGGCCGCGATGA
- the truD gene encoding tRNA pseudouridine(13) synthase TruD — translation MESNPRVDPTAQLPYLSAEIPPTGGSLRATADDFVVDEVPAYAPTGSGDHLFVRFRKRNRTTPDAVRALAQALGVDERAAGYAGLKDRQATTTQWVSLFGAKADAAMALELPDMEVLEAVPHGTKLRTGHLHGNRFTLRVRDAAGVDLGAVRAVAAQLQAQGLPNYFGSQRFGRDFDNAIRAKAWMKGEARAPKAPFERKLLVSALQSELFNQVVAERVTAGELGRVRRGDLVQKHASGGMFVVDDVHEVQARADAWELSATGPMFGSKMRRPEEDAGQREDALLARNDISQEDLERIARWGEGTRRYVRVPLPELDIEPAEDGYTIRFVLPKGSYATVVMREIMKVALPPL, via the coding sequence ATGGAATCGAACCCCCGCGTGGACCCCACCGCGCAGCTCCCCTACCTGAGCGCCGAGATCCCCCCAACAGGCGGGTCACTCCGCGCAACTGCTGATGATTTCGTCGTGGACGAGGTCCCGGCCTATGCCCCGACCGGGAGCGGTGACCACCTCTTCGTGCGGTTTCGAAAGCGCAACCGGACCACCCCCGACGCCGTGCGGGCGCTCGCCCAGGCGCTGGGCGTGGACGAGCGGGCGGCCGGATATGCGGGCCTGAAGGACCGGCAGGCCACCACCACCCAGTGGGTCAGCCTGTTCGGCGCCAAGGCCGATGCCGCCATGGCGCTCGAGCTGCCGGACATGGAGGTGCTCGAGGCCGTCCCGCACGGCACCAAGCTGCGCACGGGGCACCTGCACGGGAACCGCTTCACCCTGCGCGTGCGAGACGCGGCCGGGGTGGACCTCGGGGCCGTGCGCGCCGTGGCCGCTCAGCTTCAGGCCCAGGGGCTGCCCAACTACTTCGGGTCGCAGCGCTTCGGGCGAGACTTCGACAACGCCATCCGTGCGAAGGCCTGGATGAAGGGCGAGGCGCGGGCCCCGAAGGCGCCCTTCGAGCGCAAGCTGCTGGTCTCGGCCCTGCAGTCGGAGCTCTTCAACCAGGTGGTGGCCGAGCGCGTGACCGCCGGCGAGCTGGGCCGGGTGCGGCGTGGCGACCTGGTCCAGAAGCACGCCTCGGGCGGGATGTTCGTGGTGGACGACGTGCACGAGGTGCAGGCCCGCGCCGATGCGTGGGAGCTGAGCGCCACCGGGCCCATGTTCGGCAGCAAGATGCGGCGCCCCGAGGAAGACGCCGGGCAGCGCGAAGATGCCCTCTTGGCGCGCAACGACATCTCACAGGAAGACCTCGAGCGCATCGCGCGCTGGGGTGAGGGCACGCGCCGCTACGTGCGCGTCCCGCTCCCGGAGCTGGACATCGAGCCTGCAGAAGATGGCTACACCATCCGCTTCGTGCTCCCCAAAGGCAGCTACGCCACGGTGGTCATGCGCGAGATCATGAAGGTGGCGCTACCGCCGCTCTGA
- a CDS encoding beta-lactamase family protein, whose translation MGRLLESGAAGGVYPGASACVMYRDADGQLVTVSAAGGVLCRGEAAVRETTTFDLASLTKPFVASVAARMVSRGQLDFGVRVDDVLSDARGTPLTGITLEDLLAHQSGLDAWGGLYLDVQHEPGSAAARRWIVSEAMRRDGDHNRGMVYSDLGYIVAGELLSKAAGKPLQDLVELDVLAPLGLAGRVFYAGALPTAARHQLAHDVPPTERCDWRGRVVRAEVHDENCAALGGIAGHAGLFGDAESVARLGLEWLDVLARRSAFVTPAVRDRVFAPRPGSHRIGWDTKSDTGSAAGQRMGPRTFGHLGFTGTSVWCDPGRDLVVVLLSNRVHPTRTNTKIRTFRPAFYDGVVHTFDG comes from the coding sequence ATGGGCCGACTCTTGGAGTCCGGCGCAGCCGGTGGCGTGTACCCGGGAGCCAGCGCGTGCGTGATGTACCGCGACGCGGACGGCCAGCTGGTCACCGTGAGCGCGGCCGGCGGCGTGCTCTGCCGGGGGGAAGCCGCCGTGCGCGAGACCACCACGTTCGACCTCGCCTCGCTGACCAAGCCGTTCGTCGCCAGCGTGGCGGCCCGCATGGTGAGCCGCGGGCAGCTCGACTTCGGCGTTCGGGTGGACGACGTGCTCTCCGACGCGCGTGGGACTCCCCTCACGGGCATAACCCTCGAGGACTTGCTGGCGCATCAGAGCGGCCTCGACGCCTGGGGTGGCCTGTATCTGGACGTTCAGCACGAGCCGGGCAGCGCCGCCGCGCGCCGCTGGATCGTGAGCGAGGCCATGCGGCGCGACGGCGACCACAACCGCGGCATGGTCTACAGCGACCTGGGCTACATCGTGGCGGGGGAGCTGCTGTCGAAGGCGGCCGGCAAGCCGCTGCAGGACCTGGTGGAGCTGGACGTGCTGGCCCCGCTCGGGCTCGCGGGGCGCGTGTTCTATGCGGGTGCGCTCCCGACGGCGGCGCGGCATCAGCTGGCTCACGATGTGCCTCCCACCGAGCGCTGTGACTGGCGCGGCCGCGTGGTGCGCGCCGAGGTCCATGACGAGAACTGCGCGGCTCTCGGCGGGATCGCCGGCCACGCGGGCTTGTTCGGAGACGCCGAGAGCGTGGCCCGGCTGGGGCTCGAGTGGCTGGACGTGCTGGCGCGCCGCTCGGCGTTCGTCACGCCTGCTGTGCGCGACCGGGTGTTTGCACCACGGCCGGGGAGCCACCGCATCGGCTGGGACACCAAGAGCGACACGGGCAGCGCGGCGGGTCAGCGCATGGGGCCGCGCACGTTCGGGCACCTGGGCTTCACCGGCACCAGCGTGTGGTGCGACCCCGGCCGCGACTTGGTAGTGGTGCTGCTCAGCAACCGCGTCCACCCCACGCGCACCAACACCAAGATCCGCACGTTCCGGCCGGCGTTCTACGACGGGGTGGTTCACACGTTCGACGGCTGA
- a CDS encoding ATP-dependent RecD-like DNA helicase has protein sequence MNEPPNRHEEVVEVSVEDVLFRSEDGLFAVIRAVRTRDSAEAADVTAVGNLGNVSVGETLRLRGRFSDHPRFGRRFQVNGFTPVLPTTAPGIVRYLGSGLIGGIGKGLAERLVQHFGDETIDIITQQSKRLREVPGIGAGRATSIAKAVREKHALVETMVFLRGLGIGQAAADRVMRRYQDDAVRQVREDPYMVAEEVSGIGFRTADQIGRGLGIAEDDPRRAAGATLHLLGKAADDGHLFLTRDQLLQGCTLLRVPTDAVEAALPTLFLRGLVIEDEGDLYVPPLHRAERRVANLLATLARTRKLPAGADAAVAAALDGSPLSETQRSAVGASLTTGLMVLTGGPGTGKTTTIKAVVAAHRALGRRVVLCAPTGRAAKRMTEATGHEAKTVHRTLEWNPALARFQKYDDDPIDAELILVDEASMLDVRLAERLFLAVPPSATLVLVGDVDQLPPVGPGQVLRDLIDSGICPVVRLGEVFRQAQRSAIVRGAHAILRGELPEPTPAGERGEGDLFTIRANTPEALHEKLVQLVERMNTVYGIEMNNLQVLSPMRSGPAGTLKLNEVLQARFNPSATPTLPTAEATTEPTRAVLRPGDKVMQLRNDYERDVYNGDLGTVRRIQGGITYVMVDGREVQYKIEHLDALTLAYASTVHKVQGSEFEGIVVVLHGSHHMLLSRALLYTAVTRAKRLVVLLGDPRAMAKAAKNADVSQLNSKLCARLKAAVQPSNV, from the coding sequence GTGAACGAACCCCCGAACCGCCACGAAGAGGTCGTCGAGGTCAGCGTGGAGGACGTGCTCTTCCGCAGCGAAGACGGTCTCTTCGCGGTGATCCGCGCCGTGCGCACGCGTGACAGCGCCGAGGCGGCCGACGTCACGGCCGTGGGCAACCTGGGCAACGTGAGCGTGGGCGAGACGCTGCGTCTGCGCGGGCGCTTCTCGGACCACCCGCGCTTCGGCCGGCGCTTCCAGGTCAACGGCTTCACGCCCGTGCTGCCCACCACCGCGCCGGGCATCGTGCGCTACCTGGGCAGCGGCCTCATCGGGGGCATCGGCAAGGGGCTGGCCGAGCGCCTGGTGCAGCACTTCGGCGACGAGACCATCGACATCATCACGCAGCAGAGCAAGCGCCTGCGCGAGGTGCCGGGCATCGGCGCAGGTCGCGCCACTTCCATTGCCAAAGCCGTGCGCGAGAAGCACGCGCTGGTGGAGACCATGGTGTTCCTGCGTGGCCTCGGCATCGGTCAGGCCGCCGCCGACCGGGTGATGCGGCGCTACCAGGACGACGCCGTGCGCCAGGTGCGCGAGGACCCGTACATGGTGGCGGAGGAGGTCAGCGGCATCGGCTTCCGCACCGCGGACCAGATCGGCCGTGGGCTGGGCATCGCCGAGGACGACCCGCGCCGCGCCGCGGGGGCCACGTTGCACCTGCTGGGCAAGGCCGCGGACGACGGGCACTTGTTCCTCACGCGCGACCAGCTCCTGCAGGGCTGCACGCTGCTGCGGGTGCCCACCGACGCGGTGGAGGCGGCCCTGCCCACGCTGTTCCTGCGGGGCCTGGTCATCGAAGACGAGGGCGACCTCTACGTGCCCCCGCTGCACCGCGCCGAGCGTCGCGTGGCCAACCTGCTGGCGACGCTGGCGCGCACCCGCAAGCTCCCCGCGGGTGCCGACGCCGCGGTGGCCGCGGCCCTGGACGGCTCGCCGCTGAGCGAGACGCAGCGCTCCGCGGTGGGCGCCAGCCTGACCACCGGGCTCATGGTGCTCACGGGCGGGCCCGGCACCGGCAAGACCACCACCATCAAGGCCGTGGTCGCGGCGCACCGCGCGCTGGGCCGCCGCGTGGTGCTCTGCGCGCCCACTGGCCGCGCCGCCAAGCGCATGACCGAGGCCACGGGGCACGAGGCCAAGACCGTGCACCGCACGCTCGAGTGGAACCCCGCGCTGGCCCGCTTCCAGAAGTACGACGACGACCCCATCGACGCCGAGCTCATCCTGGTGGACGAGGCCTCCATGCTGGACGTGCGCCTGGCCGAGCGCTTGTTCCTGGCCGTGCCCCCCTCCGCCACGCTGGTGCTGGTGGGCGACGTGGACCAGCTGCCGCCCGTGGGCCCGGGGCAGGTGCTGCGCGACTTGATCGACAGCGGCATCTGCCCGGTGGTGCGCCTGGGCGAGGTGTTCCGGCAGGCGCAGCGCTCGGCCATCGTGCGCGGCGCCCACGCCATCCTGCGCGGTGAGCTGCCCGAGCCCACGCCCGCAGGCGAGCGCGGTGAGGGCGACCTGTTCACCATCCGCGCCAACACGCCCGAGGCCCTGCACGAGAAGCTGGTGCAGCTGGTCGAGCGCATGAACACCGTCTACGGCATCGAGATGAACAACCTGCAGGTGCTGTCGCCCATGCGCAGCGGCCCCGCCGGGACGCTCAAACTCAACGAGGTGTTGCAGGCGCGCTTCAACCCCAGCGCCACGCCCACGCTGCCCACGGCTGAGGCCACCACCGAGCCCACCCGCGCGGTGCTGCGCCCCGGCGACAAGGTCATGCAGCTGCGCAACGACTACGAGCGCGACGTGTACAACGGGGACCTCGGCACGGTGCGGCGCATCCAGGGCGGCATCACCTACGTGATGGTCGACGGCCGCGAGGTGCAGTACAAGATCGAGCACCTGGACGCGCTCACGCTGGCCTACGCCAGCACCGTCCACAAGGTGCAGGGCAGTGAGTTCGAGGGCATCGTGGTGGTGCTGCACGGCTCGCATCACATGCTGCTCAGCCGCGCCCTGCTGTACACGGCGGTCACGCGTGCCAAGCGCCTGGTGGTGCTGCTGGGCGACCCGCGCGCCATGGCCAAGGCCGCCAAGAACGCCGACGTGAGCCAGCTGAACAGCAAGCTGTGCGCGCGCCTAAAGGCGGCGGTTCAGCCGTCGAACGTGTGA
- a CDS encoding lamin tail domain-containing protein: MPSSAALLLGACLDVGIPSREPPAADAGVLPSPLLVATWPAHGSAGVPDELPRAWIALGPEGPSMRIQTGWRGPLGAIAHRAEQRPCTEMGVEAAVCLRLDPLTRLPSGEHELGVDEGSLDAQGAPVMPTFVRFEVTGAEVDPALPSATDCERDEESISGFCLLRSDDALRVRAFLTASAIVELGAGGVVARSLAERAETTLWLRGLDADTFYTVRMEALSLSGATTTVDTLVRTHPPLAQLSITEVLADPLGPDPDQEYVELLNHGPVPLPLAGLTLADAPEREGDEVTSGVVLAPGARVLLVAARFDAGAMHGDAPIPPGVPIVRLEGPIATGGLTNSGEPLYLRDAQGRRLSAVPAVAGGVEGRCAQRVGDDPRSGEPGAFITRASCTPGGAADGETW; this comes from the coding sequence GTGCCCTCTAGCGCGGCCCTCCTGCTCGGGGCGTGCCTCGACGTGGGCATCCCCTCGCGTGAGCCGCCTGCGGCTGACGCTGGCGTGCTGCCCTCGCCACTACTAGTGGCCACGTGGCCCGCGCACGGGAGCGCGGGTGTTCCTGACGAGCTGCCGCGCGCGTGGATCGCGCTCGGTCCGGAGGGCCCCAGCATGCGCATCCAGACGGGCTGGCGTGGGCCCCTCGGGGCCATCGCCCACCGCGCGGAGCAGCGGCCATGCACGGAGATGGGCGTGGAAGCGGCCGTCTGCCTGCGGCTCGATCCGCTCACGCGGCTCCCTTCGGGCGAGCACGAGCTGGGCGTGGACGAGGGCAGCCTCGACGCGCAGGGCGCCCCCGTCATGCCCACCTTCGTGCGCTTCGAGGTGACCGGCGCGGAGGTGGACCCCGCGCTTCCTTCGGCCACCGACTGCGAGCGCGACGAAGAGTCCATCTCGGGGTTCTGCCTGTTGCGCAGCGACGACGCCCTGCGGGTGCGCGCGTTCCTGACCGCGAGCGCCATCGTGGAGCTGGGCGCGGGGGGCGTGGTGGCCCGCTCCCTGGCCGAGCGCGCCGAGACCACGCTCTGGCTGCGCGGCCTCGACGCCGACACGTTCTACACCGTGCGCATGGAGGCGCTCAGCCTGAGCGGCGCCACCACCACGGTGGACACGCTGGTGCGCACGCACCCGCCGCTGGCCCAGCTGAGCATCACCGAAGTGCTGGCCGACCCTCTGGGCCCCGACCCCGACCAAGAGTACGTGGAGCTGCTGAACCACGGCCCGGTGCCGCTGCCCCTGGCGGGCCTGACGCTGGCCGACGCGCCCGAACGCGAGGGCGACGAGGTGACCAGCGGGGTGGTGCTCGCGCCCGGGGCGCGCGTGCTGCTGGTGGCGGCGCGCTTCGACGCCGGCGCCATGCACGGTGATGCGCCCATCCCGCCGGGCGTGCCCATCGTGCGGCTCGAGGGGCCCATCGCCACGGGCGGGCTCACCAACTCGGGCGAGCCGCTGTACCTGCGAGATGCACAGGGGCGCCGGCTGTCCGCGGTGCCGGCCGTCGCCGGTGGCGTCGAGGGGCGCTGTGCGCAGCGTGTCGGAGATGATCCTCGCTCGGGAGAACCAGGGGCCTTCATCACGCGGGCCAGCTGCACTCCCGGGGGCGCCGCAGACGGCGAAACGTGGTAA
- a CDS encoding septal ring lytic transglycosylase RlpA family protein, whose protein sequence is MPTHPGRRPTARTLRAGLFGALLLTLGCGGGSGGSGGSSAARASAPASSGSEGTAGEQAATSESGSGAATDPAGSTTHSVTASSATSGSPYAAQYSSAPALETLTGRASYYSDRLAGRSTASGEPYRTTEFTAASRDLRFGTILRVTREDTGAVTYARVNDRGPFGDRRRIIDLSRAAAEELDMIRAGVVPVRVEIVHRPAR, encoded by the coding sequence ATGCCAACTCACCCGGGGCGCCGCCCTACAGCGCGCACGCTCCGCGCGGGGCTCTTTGGCGCGCTGCTGCTGACCCTTGGCTGCGGTGGCGGGTCCGGTGGGTCCGGCGGGTCCAGCGCCGCACGCGCCTCCGCCCCAGCGTCCAGCGGAAGTGAAGGCACCGCCGGCGAACAAGCCGCCACCTCCGAGAGCGGCAGCGGCGCGGCCACTGACCCAGCGGGGTCCACCACGCACTCGGTCACGGCCAGCAGCGCCACCAGCGGCAGCCCCTACGCCGCCCAGTACAGCAGCGCGCCGGCGCTCGAGACGCTGACGGGGCGTGCCAGTTACTACAGCGACCGCTTGGCGGGCCGTAGCACCGCCAGCGGCGAGCCCTACCGCACCACCGAATTCACGGCGGCCAGCCGCGATCTGCGCTTCGGCACCATCCTGCGCGTCACGCGCGAAGACACCGGCGCGGTGACCTACGCGCGGGTGAACGACCGAGGCCCCTTCGGCGACCGGCGCCGCATCATCGACCTCTCGCGCGCGGCGGCCGAGGAGCTCGACATGATCCGCGCCGGAGTCGTGCCCGTACGCGTGGAGATCGTGCACCGCCCAGCGCGGTGA
- the rpsP gene encoding 30S ribosomal protein S16 — translation MVVVRLARRGAKKRPFYHIVVTDKQNARDGRFIEEIGYYDPSREITEAHVLYDRLAHWVSQGAQLSERVEKVVKAHKKASAAAAA, via the coding sequence ATGGTCGTGGTTCGACTTGCCCGACGTGGCGCCAAGAAGCGTCCGTTTTATCACATCGTCGTCACCGACAAGCAGAACGCGCGTGACGGCCGTTTCATCGAAGAGATCGGCTACTACGATCCCTCCCGTGAGATCACCGAGGCCCACGTTCTCTACGACCGCCTGGCCCACTGGGTTTCGCAGGGTGCTCAGCTGAGCGAGCGCGTCGAGAAGGTCGTCAAGGCCCACAAGAAGGCCAGCGCAGCCGCGGCTGCCTGA
- a CDS encoding KH domain-containing protein — MQDLKDLVAYIARALVDDPDSVEVSAVEEDRAIVLELSVAEDDLGKVIGREGRTARALRTVVAAASTRFDKRVVLDILE; from the coding sequence TTGCAGGACCTCAAAGATCTCGTCGCCTACATCGCCCGTGCGCTCGTGGATGACCCCGACTCCGTGGAAGTCTCCGCGGTCGAGGAAGACCGCGCCATCGTGCTGGAGCTGAGCGTGGCCGAGGACGACCTCGGGAAGGTCATCGGACGCGAAGGCCGGACGGCACGCGCCCTTCGCACCGTGGTGGCCGCTGCCTCCACGCGCTTCGACAAGCGCGTGGTGCTCGACATCCTCGAGTGA
- the rimM gene encoding 16S rRNA processing protein RimM, protein MTGKRESSAPDGSESKWVALGAITRPHGVRGELRVHLFNADSDLLSTLPRVHLRNADGHLQMYSVRSARRAPKTWLLALDGVTTPESAEALRDHEVCIPRAEMPVPDADEFYLGDAVGLPVMRAGEKVGEVLEVMLYPSMECFRCRFEDGIREVPVMRPWVEGVDIEGGEVRVGDLDDLPLEKLGGA, encoded by the coding sequence GTGACCGGCAAGCGCGAGAGCAGCGCGCCGGATGGCAGCGAGTCCAAGTGGGTGGCCCTCGGGGCCATCACGCGGCCGCACGGCGTCCGGGGCGAGCTGCGCGTGCACCTCTTCAACGCGGACTCCGACCTGCTGAGCACGCTGCCGCGCGTTCACCTGCGGAACGCCGATGGGCACCTGCAGATGTACTCGGTGCGCTCCGCGCGCCGCGCGCCCAAGACGTGGCTGTTGGCGCTCGACGGGGTCACCACGCCCGAGTCGGCCGAGGCCCTTCGCGACCACGAGGTGTGCATCCCCCGCGCGGAGATGCCCGTCCCCGACGCCGACGAATTCTACCTGGGCGATGCCGTGGGCCTGCCCGTGATGCGCGCCGGCGAGAAGGTGGGTGAGGTGCTCGAGGTCATGCTGTATCCGAGCATGGAGTGCTTCCGCTGCCGCTTCGAAGACGGCATCCGCGAGGTGCCGGTGATGCGCCCGTGGGTGGAAGGTGTGGACATCGAGGGCGGCGAGGTGCGGGTCGGTGATCTGGACGATCTCCCGCTCGAGAAGCTCGGCGGGGCCTGA
- the trmD gene encoding tRNA (guanosine(37)-N1)-methyltransferase TrmD produces MRFEVVTLFPELFAAADVGLLGKARERGDVSLTLLSPREFATDKHRSVDDYPYGGGSGMVLMPAPIVEALEHLDAQRSGPTRRVLLTPQGAPFTQRTAERLSTYPALTLICGRYEGFDERIRSHVDEELSLGDFVLLGGEIAALAVIEATARLLPGVLGNERSATDESHAGFLLEYPQYTRPPEFRGQGIPDILMSGHHAKIEAWRRRESVRRTLQRRPDLLEGRTLHAELAKLVASVKAELAAEAEQAPTDGDAT; encoded by the coding sequence ATGCGCTTCGAGGTGGTCACGCTCTTTCCCGAGCTCTTCGCCGCAGCCGACGTGGGTCTGCTGGGCAAGGCGCGCGAGCGGGGGGACGTGTCGCTCACGCTGCTGTCCCCGCGCGAGTTCGCCACGGACAAGCACCGCTCCGTGGACGACTACCCTTATGGCGGCGGCAGCGGCATGGTGCTGATGCCCGCGCCCATCGTGGAGGCGCTCGAGCACCTGGATGCCCAGCGCTCGGGGCCCACGCGGCGCGTGCTGCTCACCCCGCAGGGCGCGCCCTTCACGCAGCGCACGGCCGAGCGGCTGTCCACGTACCCCGCGCTCACGCTCATCTGCGGGCGCTACGAGGGCTTCGACGAGCGCATCCGCAGCCACGTGGACGAGGAGCTCTCGCTCGGTGACTTCGTGTTGTTGGGCGGTGAGATCGCCGCGCTGGCGGTCATCGAGGCCACCGCGCGGCTGCTGCCCGGGGTGCTGGGCAACGAGCGCTCCGCCACGGACGAGTCGCACGCCGGCTTCCTGCTGGAGTACCCGCAGTACACCCGGCCGCCCGAGTTCCGGGGGCAGGGCATCCCGGACATCCTCATGAGCGGACACCACGCCAAGATCGAGGCATGGAGGCGGCGCGAGTCCGTGCGGCGCACCTTGCAGCGCCGGCCCGATCTGCTCGAGGGGCGCACGCTTCATGCGGAGCTCGCCAAGCTGGTGGCCTCGGTGAAGGCCGAGCTCGCCGCCGAGGCGGAGCAAGCGCCCACCGACGGGGACGCCACGTGA
- a CDS encoding RNA methyltransferase, which yields MSRRVYCALVHHPVKDRDGATVATSITNLDVHDIARSSRTYGLAGYYLVSPITAQHAIVDRILDHWRPGQAGAGRVPQRAEALRLIEVTRSIEESIAHIQAREGQAPRVWATGARAPEGKAILSFVEGSRVLHDDPGVPTLILFGTGHGLTNDTVLGADAVLAPIRAGSDYNHLSVRAAAAIIFDRLFGEG from the coding sequence GTGAGCCGGCGTGTCTACTGCGCCCTGGTCCACCACCCCGTGAAGGACCGCGATGGCGCCACCGTGGCGACTTCCATCACCAACCTGGACGTCCACGACATCGCGCGCTCCTCGCGCACTTACGGCCTCGCGGGGTACTACCTGGTCAGCCCCATCACCGCCCAGCACGCCATCGTGGACCGCATCCTGGACCACTGGCGGCCGGGCCAGGCCGGGGCGGGGCGTGTGCCCCAGCGCGCCGAGGCGCTTCGATTGATCGAGGTGACCCGCAGCATCGAGGAGTCCATTGCGCACATCCAGGCGCGGGAGGGCCAGGCGCCACGCGTGTGGGCCACCGGCGCGAGGGCCCCCGAGGGCAAGGCCATCCTGTCCTTCGTGGAGGGGTCACGCGTGCTGCATGATGACCCTGGTGTGCCGACCTTGATCCTGTTCGGGACGGGCCACGGGCTCACGAACGATACCGTGCTCGGCGCCGATGCCGTGCTGGCCCCGATCCGCGCGGGCAGCGACTACAACCACCTCTCGGTGCGCGCCGCCGCGGCCATCATCTTCGACCGGCTCTTCGGCGAAGGCTGA
- the rplS gene encoding 50S ribosomal protein L19, translated as MSKAVPLIQAIDASQARTLTPFRPGDTVRVHYRIREGEKERVQVFEGVVIRRKSGGAGATFTVRKVSYSVGVERIFPLNSPRIEKVEVQARGHVRRAKLYYLRDLAGKKSRLRETKKHR; from the coding sequence ATGAGCAAAGCTGTCCCTCTCATCCAGGCGATTGACGCCTCCCAGGCCCGCACCCTGACCCCCTTCCGGCCCGGCGACACCGTCCGCGTCCACTATCGCATCCGCGAGGGTGAGAAGGAGCGCGTCCAGGTGTTCGAGGGCGTCGTGATTCGCCGCAAGAGCGGCGGCGCTGGCGCCACCTTCACCGTCCGCAAGGTCTCGTACAGCGTCGGCGTCGAGCGCATCTTCCCGCTCAACTCGCCCCGCATCGAGAAGGTGGAAGTGCAGGCCCGCGGCCACGTGCGCCGCGCCAAGCTGTACTACCTCCGCGATCTGGCCGGCAAGAAGTCCCGCCTGCGCGAGACCAAGAAGCACCGCTGA